The following proteins come from a genomic window of Chryseobacterium glaciei:
- a CDS encoding NAD(P)/FAD-dependent oxidoreductase, whose amino-acid sequence METREKIIIIGGGFAGLQLAKTLNNKNKKVIVLDRVNHHMFQPLFYQVACGRIEPSNISFPFRKIFQQSRNTQFRLTEVREIDAANNKVITDEAEFTYDKLIIATGCKTNFFGNKDLAGRAFGMKNTQEAIGIRNHVLMTFEKLIIEKSRSDDGNWNIVIVGSGPTGVELAGAFAEMKKEILPRDYPYMNFDNLKIILISSTEKPLAVMSPEAQSQSEKYLKDLGVTFMSEEYVTDYDGDKVHMKSGKTIPSNNVIWAAGVTGNVVDGFPEDKLNRNRYIVDRFNKIKGYDNIYAIGDISYMETPKYPQGHPQVANVAINQAKNLGKNFLKKNFGEWQEYEYKDQGSLATIGKHRAVVDLPFIKFQGFFAWYFWMFLHLMLILSVRNKLAVFFNWMWSYFNKDSSLRLIILPNKKNETLQ is encoded by the coding sequence ATGGAAACACGCGAAAAGATCATCATTATAGGAGGAGGATTTGCGGGATTACAACTTGCAAAAACGTTGAATAACAAGAATAAAAAGGTAATTGTTCTGGATAGAGTTAATCATCATATGTTTCAGCCGCTCTTCTATCAGGTAGCGTGTGGAAGGATAGAACCTTCCAATATTTCTTTCCCGTTCCGGAAAATTTTTCAGCAGTCAAGGAATACGCAGTTTCGTTTAACGGAAGTTCGGGAAATTGATGCTGCCAATAATAAAGTGATCACCGATGAAGCTGAATTCACCTATGATAAGTTAATCATCGCGACAGGTTGTAAAACTAATTTTTTCGGTAATAAAGATCTTGCGGGAAGAGCTTTCGGAATGAAAAATACTCAGGAAGCAATCGGAATCAGAAATCATGTTTTGATGACCTTCGAAAAGCTAATTATCGAAAAAAGTCGAAGCGACGACGGAAACTGGAATATCGTTATCGTAGGAAGTGGACCGACCGGAGTAGAATTAGCCGGAGCTTTCGCCGAAATGAAGAAAGAAATTCTGCCAAGAGATTATCCTTACATGAATTTTGATAATCTTAAAATCATTTTAATAAGTTCTACAGAAAAACCGCTTGCCGTAATGAGTCCGGAAGCTCAGTCTCAGTCTGAAAAGTATTTGAAAGATCTTGGAGTAACTTTCATGAGCGAAGAATATGTTACTGATTATGATGGTGATAAAGTTCATATGAAAAGCGGAAAAACTATTCCGTCAAACAACGTGATCTGGGCGGCAGGAGTTACCGGAAATGTTGTAGACGGTTTTCCGGAAGATAAATTAAACAGAAACAGATATATTGTAGATCGTTTTAATAAAATAAAAGGATACGATAATATTTATGCAATAGGAGATATTTCCTACATGGAAACTCCAAAATATCCACAAGGGCATCCTCAGGTTGCGAATGTGGCCATTAATCAAGCAAAAAATTTAGGTAAAAATTTCTTGAAGAAAAACTTCGGTGAATGGCAGGAATATGAATACAAGGATCAGGGATCTTTAGCAACCATCGGAAAACACAGGGCAGTTGTAGATTTACCATTTATAAAATTCCAGGGCTTTTTTGCGTGGTATTTTTGGATGTTTTTACATTTAATGTTGATTTTGAGTGTAAGAAATAAACTTGCCGTGTTCTTCAACTGGATGTGGAGCTACTTTAATAAAGATTCATCTTTAAGACTAATTATTTTACCGAATAAGAAAAACGAAACATTACAATGA
- the trmD gene encoding tRNA (guanosine(37)-N1)-methyltransferase TrmD, with translation MRIDIISVLPELMESPFQTSILKRAVDKGLVEVHFHQLRNWSINKHRQIDDEPYGGGAGMVMMIEPLDKCISELKSQREYDEVIYLTPDGVTLTQKISNTLSIKNNLIFLCGHYKGIDQRVRDLHITKEISIGDYVLTGGELAACVLADSIIRLVPGVLNDEQSALTDSFQDDLLSPPIYTRPESYKGLDVPKILLSGNFAKIEEWRHDEAMRITKEKRPDLLSK, from the coding sequence ATGAGAATTGATATCATAAGCGTACTTCCCGAGTTGATGGAAAGTCCTTTTCAGACTTCTATTTTGAAAAGAGCAGTGGATAAAGGGTTGGTAGAAGTACATTTTCACCAATTGAGAAATTGGTCAATTAATAAGCACAGACAGATTGATGACGAGCCTTATGGAGGTGGTGCAGGAATGGTGATGATGATTGAGCCGTTGGATAAGTGTATCTCGGAACTTAAATCTCAGAGAGAATACGATGAAGTTATTTATCTGACGCCAGATGGAGTTACTTTAACTCAAAAAATATCCAATACGCTTTCTATTAAAAACAATCTGATCTTTTTGTGCGGACATTATAAAGGTATAGACCAAAGAGTGAGAGATCTTCATATTACAAAAGAAATTTCAATCGGAGATTATGTTCTTACGGGTGGTGAATTGGCTGCGTGCGTACTTGCGGACTCAATTATCCGTTTGGTTCCCGGAGTTTTGAATGACGAGCAGAGCGCTTTGACAGATAGTTTCCAGGATGATCTTTTGTCTCCGCCAATCTATACAAGACCTGAAAGTTATAAAGGTTTAGATGTTCCTAAAATTTTATTAAGTGGTAATTTTGCTAAGATTGAAGAATGGCGTCACGACGAGGCGATGAGGATTACTAAAGAAAAACGTCCTGATTTACTCTCGAAATAG
- a CDS encoding endonuclease/exonuclease/phosphatase family protein: MELFSFYNVENLFLPDPTPIHKLDPTKSGLRGWDDKRYRNKLFKIAHVFQLMKEENWVLPFMIGLSEISGRKVLEDLVELEPFNSEYGIIHYNSMDERNVDVALLYDKNKVEVIESETITFFFEIIDKNTENYDTTRDVLYSKVKYKGEIINVFIAHLPSKREKDINKPKRAFILNEVRGRILNIINEKEHVILCGDFNENPDDENLVKILYDNASEKVLENPFQQLFSTRNYSTFHYKSGLLFDQIILSKSLFDNVGLSFQEAEVFNSEKIRSRNRNFEERPFRTYAGTRYLGGYSDHFPVFVKFSDL, from the coding sequence ATGGAGTTGTTCAGTTTTTACAATGTTGAAAATTTATTTTTACCCGATCCCACACCAATTCATAAATTGGATCCTACAAAATCAGGATTAAGAGGTTGGGACGACAAAAGATACAGGAACAAGCTTTTTAAAATTGCGCATGTATTTCAATTGATGAAGGAGGAAAATTGGGTATTACCATTTATGATAGGTTTGTCTGAGATTTCCGGAAGGAAAGTATTGGAAGATCTTGTAGAATTGGAACCCTTTAATTCAGAATATGGCATCATTCACTACAATTCTATGGATGAGAGAAATGTAGATGTTGCCTTATTATATGATAAAAATAAAGTAGAAGTAATAGAGTCAGAAACCATTACTTTCTTCTTTGAAATTATAGATAAAAACACAGAAAACTACGACACAACAAGAGATGTATTGTATTCTAAAGTGAAATATAAAGGAGAGATTATTAATGTCTTTATCGCGCACCTTCCCTCAAAGCGAGAAAAAGATATTAATAAACCAAAAAGAGCTTTTATATTGAACGAGGTTCGGGGGCGGATCTTGAATATAATAAATGAAAAGGAGCATGTAATCTTGTGTGGTGATTTTAACGAAAACCCAGATGATGAAAATTTAGTAAAAATTCTCTATGACAACGCCAGCGAAAAGGTATTAGAAAATCCTTTCCAGCAGTTGTTTTCCACAAGAAATTATTCTACTTTTCATTATAAATCCGGATTGCTGTTTGATCAGATTATATTATCAAAATCATTATTTGATAATGTAGGTTTATCATTTCAGGAGGCTGAAGTGTTCAACTCTGAGAAAATACGCAGTAGGAACAGGAATTTTGAAGAAAGACCCTTTCGAACTTATGCCGGTACACGGTATTTGGGTGGGTATAGCGATCATTTTCCGGTTTTTGTAAAATTTAGCGATTTATAA
- a CDS encoding Lrp/AsnC family transcriptional regulator, producing MKNSTNANYHLDSIDKEIIYMLMDNAKTSLAHISKNVGISTTAVHQRIKKLEHAGVIENSISFLNPKKIGYKVISYIGVFLDQPSHYPEVVKALKEINEVVEAHYTTGNYTIFLKVLCKDNDHLMMILSKLQKLKGVTRTETFISLEQGIYRQLKV from the coding sequence ATGAAAAATTCAACAAACGCAAACTACCATTTAGATTCAATCGACAAAGAGATCATCTATATGTTGATGGATAATGCTAAAACTTCTTTAGCTCACATTTCGAAAAATGTAGGAATTTCAACAACCGCTGTACACCAGAGAATTAAGAAGCTGGAGCATGCAGGAGTTATTGAAAATTCAATCTCTTTTCTGAATCCTAAAAAGATCGGATATAAAGTAATTTCTTATATCGGTGTATTTTTAGATCAGCCAAGTCATTACCCTGAAGTTGTGAAGGCTTTAAAAGAAATCAATGAAGTAGTAGAAGCGCATTACACCACAGGAAATTACACGATTTTCTTGAAAGTTCTTTGTAAGGATAATGATCATTTGATGATGATTCTTAGCAAACTTCAGAAGTTAAAAGGAGTGACAAGAACAGAAACTTTCATATCTTTGGAGCAAGGTATTTACAGACAATTGAAAGTATAA
- the deoC gene encoding deoxyribose-phosphate aldolase, with the protein MMNIAQYLDSTYLKTPAQSGISNEETLQKDKELAQEAIDNGILAVMIRPDYVSEIKKYIQERNSDVIVGTVIGFHEGTYSVDEKLAEASKAIQDGADELDFVINYNAYLKGDLELVKEEFVKCTQLCIENQKVAKWIIEIAALTDEQIADLTKKISNWAEENFSENNLSNIFVKSSTGFYETTGGKPNGATFEGVKIMLDNAGKLPVKAAGGVRTPEDAEKMINMGVKRIGTSSALGLIKNQSSSEGY; encoded by the coding sequence ATTATGAATATTGCTCAATATTTGGATTCAACATATTTGAAAACTCCTGCGCAATCAGGGATTTCAAACGAAGAAACTTTACAGAAAGACAAAGAACTTGCTCAGGAAGCTATTGATAATGGTATTCTTGCGGTAATGATCCGTCCGGATTATGTATCTGAGATCAAAAAGTATATTCAGGAAAGGAATTCAGATGTTATTGTAGGAACTGTAATAGGTTTTCATGAAGGAACTTATTCCGTTGATGAAAAACTTGCAGAAGCCTCAAAAGCAATACAAGACGGAGCAGACGAATTAGATTTTGTTATTAATTATAATGCTTATCTGAAAGGAGATCTGGAACTGGTAAAAGAAGAATTTGTAAAGTGTACACAACTGTGTATCGAAAATCAGAAGGTTGCAAAATGGATCATTGAGATCGCAGCTTTAACGGATGAACAGATTGCAGATCTTACTAAAAAGATTTCCAATTGGGCAGAAGAAAATTTCTCTGAAAATAATCTTTCGAATATTTTCGTGAAATCTTCAACAGGCTTTTATGAAACTACCGGTGGAAAGCCTAACGGAGCAACATTTGAAGGTGTAAAAATTATGCTTGATAATGCCGGAAAACTTCCTGTAAAAGCAGCAGGAGGTGTAAGAACTCCAGAAGATGCCGAGAAAATGATCAATATGGGAGTGAAAAGAATAGGAACTTCTTCAGCATTGGGATTAATTAAAAATCAGTCTTCTTCAGAAGGATATTAA
- the dusB gene encoding tRNA dihydrouridine synthase DusB encodes MIKIGNIELPEFPLLLAPMEDVSDPPYRRLCKMHGADLMYSEFISSEGLIRDAMKSRKKLDIFDYERPVGIQIFGGDEEAMAMSARIVETVNPDLVDINFGCPVKKVVCKGAGAGVLKDIDLMVRLTKAVVSSTHLPVTVKTRLGWDSNSINIDEVAERLQETGIKALTIHARTRGQMYKGEADWEHISRIKQNPNIEIPIFGNGDIDSPEKALAYKQKYACDGIMIGRAAIGYPWIFNEIKHFFKTGEHLPEPTIFDRLLAVRQHAEWSAEWKGEKLGLIEMRQHYSNYFRGIPHFKDFRRKFLEVYTLEEMDEVIKQTQAFYEEHQAQV; translated from the coding sequence ATGATAAAAATAGGCAACATAGAACTGCCGGAATTTCCGCTTTTGTTAGCGCCAATGGAAGATGTAAGTGATCCTCCATACAGACGCTTGTGTAAAATGCATGGTGCAGACTTAATGTATTCAGAATTTATTTCTTCTGAAGGGTTAATTCGTGATGCTATGAAAAGCCGAAAAAAATTAGATATTTTCGATTATGAAAGACCTGTCGGCATTCAGATCTTTGGTGGAGATGAAGAAGCAATGGCAATGTCTGCAAGAATTGTAGAAACTGTAAACCCTGATCTTGTTGATATCAATTTCGGATGTCCTGTAAAAAAGGTAGTCTGCAAAGGCGCCGGAGCCGGGGTTTTAAAAGATATTGACTTAATGGTACGTCTTACAAAAGCTGTTGTAAGTTCTACTCACCTGCCTGTAACTGTGAAAACACGTTTAGGATGGGACAGTAATTCTATCAATATAGATGAAGTTGCAGAACGTTTACAGGAAACAGGAATTAAGGCATTAACAATACACGCAAGAACGCGTGGTCAAATGTACAAAGGTGAAGCTGACTGGGAACATATCTCAAGAATCAAACAAAACCCGAATATTGAAATTCCAATTTTCGGAAATGGTGATATTGATTCTCCCGAAAAAGCTTTAGCATACAAACAAAAATATGCCTGCGACGGAATCATGATTGGTCGTGCAGCGATTGGTTATCCTTGGATTTTTAATGAAATAAAACATTTCTTTAAAACCGGAGAACATTTACCGGAACCTACAATCTTCGACAGATTATTAGCTGTTCGCCAACATGCAGAATGGAGCGCAGAATGGAAAGGTGAAAAATTAGGACTCATCGAAATGAGACAGCATTACAGCAATTATTTCCGTGGAATTCCTCATTTTAAAGATTTCAGAAGAAAATTCTTAGAAGTATATACTTTGGAAGAAATGGATGAAGTAATTAAACAAACTCAAGCCTTTTACGAAGAACATCAAGCTCAAGTATAA
- a CDS encoding T9SS type A sorting domain-containing protein, which yields MKKILFFIAVSAAAINLNAQVSLAATSGTTTGTYTTLKDAFDAINAGTHQGAINISITASTTETAMAVLNASGGTTSYTSVAIKPATGTTPTISGNLASSTLVRILGSNITLDGSNTPAGTTRDLTFTNTATTGPQVINFIATSAAAANTNIVVKNLNIVNGINTSSAFIMYDGNTTPTGGYFNNVTLQNNSVKKSYIGMYLFTAIAAGNGANTLVTGNDFSATGVDANRLVGIYLQGLDGATVTNNTIGNFETANAEIKRGVWFATGTVNSSITSNTITNLGYTGTAAGGATGITVTSGNTGASASANVIIRSNNINNFTSSGTGTIFTGIYVAGTATNGVIIDKNKVSAIKNTNINGYGSQGIYVASTSVTANTLISNNIVNGISGYGYASGGGVNDNGNGIVVGAGGGYKIYYNTVVMDVSQIVAGRSSAFNALSTVTAAGAIDLRNNIFVNSQTQTGDRYTVYSGSANTIFSNINNNDYFSSGTNLGFIGSARAALSDIQTGFGGNVNSLNILPAFVSATDFHLASSGNSTLDNKATPVPEVTVDADGNARNATTPDLGGYEFTTTVLAVQDVAKKKLNYYPNPVVDFISINDVNKIKNVEVYNTVGQRVIVENVNSDKALIDMRKVPAGTYILKVNSEKESQSIKVIKR from the coding sequence ATGAAAAAAATTCTATTTTTTATTGCTGTAAGTGCTGCTGCGATAAACTTAAATGCACAAGTAAGTTTAGCTGCAACGTCAGGCACAACGACAGGAACATATACTACATTGAAAGACGCGTTTGACGCAATTAATGCAGGAACACATCAGGGAGCAATCAATATTAGTATTACAGCAAGCACCACGGAAACTGCGATGGCAGTTTTAAATGCTAGTGGAGGGACAACAAGTTACACTTCTGTTGCTATAAAACCTGCAACGGGAACTACTCCAACTATTTCAGGAAATTTAGCAAGTTCAACACTTGTAAGAATTCTTGGAAGTAATATTACATTAGATGGAAGTAATACACCCGCAGGAACAACGCGCGATCTTACATTTACCAATACAGCTACAACAGGACCGCAGGTTATTAACTTTATAGCTACCTCTGCGGCAGCTGCAAATACGAATATTGTTGTTAAGAATTTAAATATTGTTAATGGTATCAATACTTCTTCAGCTTTTATCATGTACGATGGAAACACAACACCTACAGGAGGATATTTTAATAATGTTACTCTTCAAAATAACTCCGTAAAAAAATCTTATATAGGAATGTATCTGTTTACAGCAATAGCCGCTGGTAACGGAGCAAATACATTGGTTACAGGCAATGACTTTAGTGCGACCGGAGTAGATGCAAACCGATTGGTAGGAATATATCTGCAAGGGTTAGACGGAGCAACAGTTACCAATAATACGATTGGGAATTTTGAAACCGCAAATGCCGAAATTAAAAGAGGGGTTTGGTTTGCAACAGGAACAGTGAACTCATCAATAACTTCAAATACAATTACGAATCTTGGATACACAGGTACGGCTGCAGGAGGAGCAACAGGAATTACGGTTACATCGGGAAATACAGGGGCGTCAGCATCTGCTAATGTTATCATTAGAAGTAATAATATTAATAATTTTACTTCAAGCGGAACAGGCACTATCTTTACCGGAATTTATGTAGCAGGTACAGCTACGAATGGTGTAATTATCGATAAAAATAAAGTTAGCGCCATCAAAAATACGAATATAAATGGCTACGGCTCTCAAGGGATTTATGTAGCTTCTACAAGTGTGACTGCAAATACTTTGATCTCAAATAATATTGTAAATGGCATTTCAGGATATGGGTACGCTTCAGGTGGTGGAGTAAACGATAACGGGAACGGAATTGTAGTCGGCGCAGGTGGAGGCTACAAAATATATTACAATACTGTTGTGATGGATGTGAGCCAGATTGTAGCAGGAAGGTCTTCTGCATTCAATGCTTTGTCTACTGTTACTGCTGCAGGAGCAATAGATTTAAGAAACAATATTTTTGTAAACAGCCAAACACAGACAGGCGACAGATATACAGTTTATTCAGGTTCTGCGAATACAATTTTCTCTAATATTAATAATAATGATTATTTTTCTTCAGGTACGAATCTTGGATTTATAGGTTCTGCAAGAGCTGCTTTATCAGATATCCAAACAGGTTTCGGAGGAAACGTGAATTCTCTTAATATTCTTCCTGCATTTGTTTCTGCTACAGATTTTCATTTAGCTTCATCGGGTAATTCTACTCTTGATAATAAAGCAACACCGGTTCCGGAAGTTACAGTAGACGCTGACGGTAATGCCAGAAATGCAACGACACCGGATCTTGGAGGTTATGAGTTTACTACAACTGTTTTAGCAGTACAGGATGTTGCTAAGAAGAAACTTAATTATTATCCAAACCCTGTGGTTGATTTTATCTCCATTAATGATGTGAATAAAATCAAAAATGTAGAAGTGTACAATACGGTTGGACAAAGAGTGATTGTTGAGAATGTAAATTCAGATAAAGCATTAATAGATATGAGAAAAGTACCTGCTGGAACTTATATCTTGAAAGTTAATTCTGAAAAAGAATCACAATCAATAAAAGTTATAAAAAGATAA
- a CDS encoding T9SS type A sorting domain-containing protein, with protein sequence MKKIFTILSIVVMSAVASAQTVFSATFDDVSGTGGNDGGWSGSVAASGFADGSTSYTTGGAWTVAKAYKGNQCLKMGTGSLKGTITTPSITLTGNGTLSFRAGAWNGTSEITTLNVSATGATLSQPTVTLVKGAFSTYTVNITGATGAVTLTFEGSVAANNRFFIDDIIVTTGSLATADFAKVKGSFVKNTFVKNEGITFGSQAKDVKVYNMFGQVVKTASVKENETLNVAELAKGSYIVTGTVNNQPVSQKILKD encoded by the coding sequence ATGAAAAAGATCTTTACTATTTTGAGTATTGTAGTTATGTCCGCTGTTGCAAGTGCACAAACAGTATTTAGTGCTACATTTGATGATGTATCAGGAACAGGTGGAAATGATGGAGGATGGAGCGGAAGTGTAGCTGCTTCTGGATTTGCAGACGGATCTACATCTTACACAACGGGAGGAGCTTGGACTGTGGCAAAGGCTTACAAAGGTAATCAATGTCTTAAAATGGGAACAGGTTCTTTAAAAGGAACAATTACTACACCGTCAATCACTTTAACAGGAAACGGTACTTTAAGTTTCAGAGCTGGAGCTTGGAACGGAACAAGTGAAATTACTACTTTAAATGTCTCTGCTACTGGTGCTACATTAAGCCAGCCTACTGTAACTTTAGTTAAGGGTGCATTTTCTACTTATACTGTAAATATTACAGGTGCTACAGGTGCGGTAACTCTTACTTTTGAAGGAAGTGTAGCTGCAAACAATAGATTCTTTATTGATGATATCATTGTAACGACTGGTTCTTTGGCTACTGCGGATTTTGCTAAAGTAAAAGGAAGCTTCGTTAAAAACACTTTCGTTAAAAATGAAGGAATTACTTTCGGATCTCAGGCTAAAGATGTAAAAGTTTACAATATGTTTGGTCAAGTTGTAAAAACTGCTTCTGTAAAAGAAAACGAAACTTTAAACGTTGCTGAATTAGCAAAAGGTAGCTATATCGTTACAGGAACGGTAAATAACCAACCGGTTTCTCAAAAAATCTTGAAAGACTAA
- a CDS encoding lamin tail domain-containing protein, with protein sequence MKKLFTIIGLVSTVALMNAQIVISEIYGGGGNSGSTLKNDFIELKNIGSATATLTGATIQYAPAVGAFTQYHNLPTITLSPGQAYLIQEATGGGGTVDLPTPDFIATTVINFNGNPNPSVGIGIAVTSGKVVLASNATQVTGPTATNVLDFVGYGPTADQFEGPAPAPSPTTTTSITRISGDTNNNVVDFTIATASPGNSSGGTLAVSDIYNNSRKFNFIQNGFVKENELIFGTEVKNVKIYNSVGAILKSTSTKNILSLDVSDLPKGNYIVTGIINNEPVSQKILKD encoded by the coding sequence ATGAAAAAACTTTTTACTATTATCGGATTAGTTTCAACGGTTGCATTAATGAATGCTCAGATTGTTATCAGCGAAATTTACGGCGGCGGCGGAAATTCGGGATCAACATTAAAGAATGACTTTATAGAACTGAAAAATATTGGTTCGGCGACAGCTACTTTAACAGGAGCAACCATTCAATATGCTCCGGCTGTTGGAGCTTTTACTCAATATCATAATTTACCGACTATCACTTTAAGCCCCGGACAGGCTTATCTTATTCAGGAAGCAACTGGCGGTGGCGGAACGGTAGATCTCCCAACTCCGGATTTTATCGCTACAACGGTTATTAATTTTAATGGAAATCCAAACCCATCGGTTGGAATTGGGATAGCCGTTACTTCTGGAAAAGTTGTTTTGGCTAGTAATGCCACGCAGGTTACAGGACCTACCGCTACAAATGTGTTAGATTTTGTAGGATACGGACCTACAGCAGATCAATTTGAAGGACCTGCGCCAGCTCCTTCACCAACCACTACGACTTCTATTACAAGAATCTCGGGTGACACTAACAATAATGTAGTAGATTTTACAATTGCAACGGCTTCTCCGGGAAATTCTTCTGGTGGAACTTTAGCGGTTTCGGATATTTATAATAATTCTAGAAAATTCAATTTCATACAAAATGGATTTGTTAAAGAAAATGAATTGATATTTGGAACTGAAGTGAAAAATGTAAAAATATACAACTCAGTAGGAGCAATTTTAAAATCAACTTCTACGAAAAATATTCTAAGTTTAGATGTTTCTGATTTGCCAAAAGGAAATTATATTGTTACAGGAATAATTAATAACGAACCTGTTTCTCAAAAAATATTAAAAGATTAG